In the Paralichthys olivaceus isolate ysfri-2021 chromosome 17, ASM2471397v2, whole genome shotgun sequence genome, one interval contains:
- the prlh2 gene encoding prolactin releasing hormone 2: protein MLPGRAADVQHCVLTSRWLPAVLALLLLLSSSISSAHSTTVEHDFHIVHNVDNRSPEIDPFWYVGRGVRPIGRFGKRHSVGALGSSGMQPVVRTLELLLNSIRNKENLKKALDGEDRDWLP from the exons ATGCTGCCTGGGAGAGCGGCTGATGTCCAGCACTGTGTCCTGACGAGCCGCTGGCTGCCCGCAGTCCTggcactgctcctcctcctctcctccagcatcAGCAGCGCTCACAGCACCACGGTGGAGCACGACTTCCACATCGTTCACAATGTGGACAACAGAA GTCCAGAGATAGACCCATTCTGGTACGTAGGGCGCGGGGTGAGACCCATCGGACGCTTTGGGAAGAGGCACAGCGTGGGGGCTCTGGGCAGCAGCGGGATGCAGCCTGTCGTCAGGACGCTGGAGCTGCTCCTCAACAGCATCAGAAACAAGGAGAACCTCAAGAAAGCACTGGATGGAGAAGACAGGGATTGGTTACCATGA
- the shrprbck1r gene encoding ranBP-type and C3HC4-type zinc finger-containing protein 1 isoform X1, which yields MSLSSGGWTHTPGFAPPDQSAALPALQHGASASQPGCHTVLISVRVSVCHSGIRPLCLPGAGDESLRLQLSMDPGKSGEFRLSLQESSETGRSVTVAEFDLRTVNYEVKSPKCHELYLTAPPHDRISFNFRCEQEANEWATVVMSSLREAHRAAAPQDNGPQRPLDDLQRQDTLMLQRAEETCIDLTRAIEAGDIQSASVIAATLARQHTALKIQPFAQDYEDSEINLAVVVEDSSSSCCVTVKVFPHMMTAALKQQMFLEYGFHPRVQRWVIGQCLCSDQRSLASYGVRQDGDTAFLYLLSARYTHLTHQVLQQDQESALLLNPPSLLLPTPPLPPTSTNGTSSQDRRPYTTLPPRLHMSSNTERGNISEIKDLINLEMPQLNEALSPSTSTSSSQGWSCPSCTYINKPTRPGCEICSTNRPENYVIPGGYRPDALELRRIQQEKEAIRQYQQAKEEERRENFARLLMIDDQDLVPNPESVDCRICYVDLHPGEGVLLRECLHCFCRECLRSVIMLSEEPEVSCPYRDDTYSCACSLQEREIRALVPAEEYERWLQRGLSVAESRCEGSYHCATADCRGWCVYEDSVNVFHCPVCGKHNCLICKAIHEGMNCKQYQDDLAARAINDSAARRTTHLLKTLVQSGEAMHCPQCGIIVQKRDGCDWLRCTVCHTEICWVTRGPRWGPQGPGDTSGGCRCNVNNQKCHPKCQNCH from the exons ATGTCGCTGAGTTCGGGCGGGTGGACTCACACCCCCGGCTTCGCACCGCCGGACCAGTCCGCCGCCCTCCCCGCGCTCCAGCATGGGGCCTCGGCGTCACAGCCCGGCTGCCACACCGTGCTCATCTCCGTGCGGGTGTCGGTGTGCCACTCCGGTATTCGGCCGCTGTGTCTACCCGGAGCAGGTGACGAGTCACTCCGCCTGCAGCTCAGTATGGACCCGGGGAAATCCGGGGAATTCCGCCTGTCGCTGCAGGAGAGCAGCGAGACTGGCCGGAGTGTG ACCGTCGCTGAGTTTGATTTGAGGACAGTAAACTATGAAGTGAAGTCACCAAAGTGCCACGAGCTGTATTTGACTGCGCCGCCACATGACCGCATCAGTTTCAACTTTCGCTGTGAGCAGGAGGCCAATGAGTGGGCTActgtggtgatgtcatcattgAGAGAAGCGCATAGAG CAGCTGCTCCTCAAGATAATGgcccacagcgccccctggatGATCTCCAACGTCAGGACACATTGATGTTGCAACGAGCAG AGGAAACCTGCATAGACCTGACCCGAGCCATAGAAGCAGGTGACATTCAGTCTGCTTCTGTCATCGCTGCCACACTCGCACGGCAACACACTGCCCTCAAGATCCAGCCCTTTGCCCAAGACTATGAAGACTCTGAAATCAA TTTGGCTGTTGTAGTTGAAGATTCTTCCTCGTCCTGTTGTGTCACTGTGAAAGTGTTCCCTCATATGATGACTGCAGCACTGAAACAGCAG ATGTTTCTTGAGTATGGCTTTCACCCGCGGGTGCAGCGCTGGGTGATCGGCCAGTGCTTGTGCAGCGACCAGCGCTCTCTCGCCTCGTACGGCGTTCGCCAGGACGGCGACACAGCTTTCTTGTACCTCCTGTCAGCCCGATACACTCACTTAACGCACCAAGTCCTGCAGCAGGATCAGGAGAGCGCCCTTCTCCTCAACCCTCCCTCACTGTTGCTGCCCACCCCGCCCCTCCCTCCTACCTCTACGAACGGCACCTCATCTCAGGACCGGAGGCCGTACACTACCCTGCCCCCAAGACTCCATATGAGCAGCAACACTG aaagaggaaacatcagtGAAATCAAAGATCTCATTAACCTAGAGATGCCTCAACTCAATGAAGCACTGAGCCCCTCCACATCCACATCCTCCAGCCAG GGCTGGTCATGCCCCTCTTGCACTTACATTAACAAACCAACTCGGCCGGGCTGTGAGATCTGCAGTACAAACCGGCCCGAGAACTACGTCATCCCGGGGGGTTATCGCCCCGACGCGCTGGAACTCAGGCGCATCcagcaggagaaggaggcaATCAGACAGTACCAGCAG GCGAAGGAAGAGGAGCGACGGGAGAATTTTGCTCGGCTGTTGATGATTGATGACCAAGATCTGGTGCCGAACCCGGAGTCTGTGGACTGTCGGATCTGCTACGTGGACTTGCATCCTGGAGAGGGTGTCCTGCTAAGGGAGTGTCTTCACTGCTTCTGCAG AGAGTGTTTACGCTCGGTCATCATGTTGAGTGAAGAGCCTGAGGTGTCGTGCCCCTACAGAGATGACACGTATTCCTGCGCCTGCTCCCTGCAGGAGAGGGAGATCAGAGCT TTGGTGCCAGCGGAGGAGTACGAGCGCTGGCTGCAGAGAGGTCTGTCAGTGGCAGAGTCTCGATGTGAGGGCAGCTATCACTGTGCCACCGCCGACTGTCGGGGCTGGTGTGTGTACGAGGACTCGGTCAATGTGTTCCACTGCCCTGTCTGCGGGAAACACAACTGTCTGATTTGTAAA GCAATCCACGAGGGAATGAACTGTAAACAATACCAGGACGATCTTGCGGCCCGGGCTATAAATGACTCTGCTGCGAGGAGGACTACTCATCTACTCAAG ACTCTTGTGCAGTCAGGGGAGGCGATGCACTGTCCCCAGTGTGGCATCATTGTGCAGAAGAGGGATGGATGTGATTGGCTACGCTGCACTGTCTGTCACACTGAGATATGCTGGGTAACCAGAGGACCCCGCTGGGGACCCCAG GGTCCTGGAGACACCAGTGGAGGATGTCGCTGCAATGTCAACAATCAGAAATGTCATCCGAAATGTCAAAACTGCCACTGA
- the shrprbck1r gene encoding ranBP-type and C3HC4-type zinc finger-containing protein 1 isoform X2 produces the protein MSLSSGGWTHTPGFAPPDQSAALPALQHGASASQPGCHTVLISVRVSVCHSGIRPLCLPGAGDESLRLQLSMDPGKSGEFRLSLQESSETGRSVTVAEFDLRTVNYEVKSPKCHELYLTAPPHDRISFNFRCEQEANEWATVVMSSLREAHRAAPQDNGPQRPLDDLQRQDTLMLQRAEETCIDLTRAIEAGDIQSASVIAATLARQHTALKIQPFAQDYEDSEINLAVVVEDSSSSCCVTVKVFPHMMTAALKQQMFLEYGFHPRVQRWVIGQCLCSDQRSLASYGVRQDGDTAFLYLLSARYTHLTHQVLQQDQESALLLNPPSLLLPTPPLPPTSTNGTSSQDRRPYTTLPPRLHMSSNTERGNISEIKDLINLEMPQLNEALSPSTSTSSSQGWSCPSCTYINKPTRPGCEICSTNRPENYVIPGGYRPDALELRRIQQEKEAIRQYQQAKEEERRENFARLLMIDDQDLVPNPESVDCRICYVDLHPGEGVLLRECLHCFCRECLRSVIMLSEEPEVSCPYRDDTYSCACSLQEREIRALVPAEEYERWLQRGLSVAESRCEGSYHCATADCRGWCVYEDSVNVFHCPVCGKHNCLICKAIHEGMNCKQYQDDLAARAINDSAARRTTHLLKTLVQSGEAMHCPQCGIIVQKRDGCDWLRCTVCHTEICWVTRGPRWGPQGPGDTSGGCRCNVNNQKCHPKCQNCH, from the exons ATGTCGCTGAGTTCGGGCGGGTGGACTCACACCCCCGGCTTCGCACCGCCGGACCAGTCCGCCGCCCTCCCCGCGCTCCAGCATGGGGCCTCGGCGTCACAGCCCGGCTGCCACACCGTGCTCATCTCCGTGCGGGTGTCGGTGTGCCACTCCGGTATTCGGCCGCTGTGTCTACCCGGAGCAGGTGACGAGTCACTCCGCCTGCAGCTCAGTATGGACCCGGGGAAATCCGGGGAATTCCGCCTGTCGCTGCAGGAGAGCAGCGAGACTGGCCGGAGTGTG ACCGTCGCTGAGTTTGATTTGAGGACAGTAAACTATGAAGTGAAGTCACCAAAGTGCCACGAGCTGTATTTGACTGCGCCGCCACATGACCGCATCAGTTTCAACTTTCGCTGTGAGCAGGAGGCCAATGAGTGGGCTActgtggtgatgtcatcattgAGAGAAGCGCATAGAG CTGCTCCTCAAGATAATGgcccacagcgccccctggatGATCTCCAACGTCAGGACACATTGATGTTGCAACGAGCAG AGGAAACCTGCATAGACCTGACCCGAGCCATAGAAGCAGGTGACATTCAGTCTGCTTCTGTCATCGCTGCCACACTCGCACGGCAACACACTGCCCTCAAGATCCAGCCCTTTGCCCAAGACTATGAAGACTCTGAAATCAA TTTGGCTGTTGTAGTTGAAGATTCTTCCTCGTCCTGTTGTGTCACTGTGAAAGTGTTCCCTCATATGATGACTGCAGCACTGAAACAGCAG ATGTTTCTTGAGTATGGCTTTCACCCGCGGGTGCAGCGCTGGGTGATCGGCCAGTGCTTGTGCAGCGACCAGCGCTCTCTCGCCTCGTACGGCGTTCGCCAGGACGGCGACACAGCTTTCTTGTACCTCCTGTCAGCCCGATACACTCACTTAACGCACCAAGTCCTGCAGCAGGATCAGGAGAGCGCCCTTCTCCTCAACCCTCCCTCACTGTTGCTGCCCACCCCGCCCCTCCCTCCTACCTCTACGAACGGCACCTCATCTCAGGACCGGAGGCCGTACACTACCCTGCCCCCAAGACTCCATATGAGCAGCAACACTG aaagaggaaacatcagtGAAATCAAAGATCTCATTAACCTAGAGATGCCTCAACTCAATGAAGCACTGAGCCCCTCCACATCCACATCCTCCAGCCAG GGCTGGTCATGCCCCTCTTGCACTTACATTAACAAACCAACTCGGCCGGGCTGTGAGATCTGCAGTACAAACCGGCCCGAGAACTACGTCATCCCGGGGGGTTATCGCCCCGACGCGCTGGAACTCAGGCGCATCcagcaggagaaggaggcaATCAGACAGTACCAGCAG GCGAAGGAAGAGGAGCGACGGGAGAATTTTGCTCGGCTGTTGATGATTGATGACCAAGATCTGGTGCCGAACCCGGAGTCTGTGGACTGTCGGATCTGCTACGTGGACTTGCATCCTGGAGAGGGTGTCCTGCTAAGGGAGTGTCTTCACTGCTTCTGCAG AGAGTGTTTACGCTCGGTCATCATGTTGAGTGAAGAGCCTGAGGTGTCGTGCCCCTACAGAGATGACACGTATTCCTGCGCCTGCTCCCTGCAGGAGAGGGAGATCAGAGCT TTGGTGCCAGCGGAGGAGTACGAGCGCTGGCTGCAGAGAGGTCTGTCAGTGGCAGAGTCTCGATGTGAGGGCAGCTATCACTGTGCCACCGCCGACTGTCGGGGCTGGTGTGTGTACGAGGACTCGGTCAATGTGTTCCACTGCCCTGTCTGCGGGAAACACAACTGTCTGATTTGTAAA GCAATCCACGAGGGAATGAACTGTAAACAATACCAGGACGATCTTGCGGCCCGGGCTATAAATGACTCTGCTGCGAGGAGGACTACTCATCTACTCAAG ACTCTTGTGCAGTCAGGGGAGGCGATGCACTGTCCCCAGTGTGGCATCATTGTGCAGAAGAGGGATGGATGTGATTGGCTACGCTGCACTGTCTGTCACACTGAGATATGCTGGGTAACCAGAGGACCCCGCTGGGGACCCCAG GGTCCTGGAGACACCAGTGGAGGATGTCGCTGCAATGTCAACAATCAGAAATGTCATCCGAAATGTCAAAACTGCCACTGA
- the oplah gene encoding 5-oxoprolinase → MAESKGKFDFAIDRGGTFTDVFARLPDGRERVLKLLSRDPQNYKDAPTEGIRRVLEEETGRVFPREQPVDTSLIGWIRMGTTVATNALLEREGERTALLVTKGFKDLLHIGTQARPKLFDLEVAVPEVLYEEIIEVDERVVLSQDGCQLPRKDAKRIVTGSTGDSLELWKELDLERVEKDLRGVLSRGITSVAVLLLHSYTWSDHEKAVGALARSLGFTQVSLSSEVMPMVRAVPRGYTVCADAYLTPKIRQYLKGFTSGFKGGLKDVDVLFMQSDGGLTPMEQFCGSRAVLSGPAGGVVGYAITSYSQMEKKPVIGFDMGGTSTDVSRYAGQYEHVFEATTAGVTLQAPQLDINTVAAGGGSRLFFRSGMFVVGPESAGAHPGPACYRKGGPLTVTDANLALGRLLPSFFPKIFGPGENEPLSLEETMKHFHHLTGEINLFLSSNQSQVNTNGANHSHNPVLPNSQSEMSVEEVAMGFIRVANEAMCRPIRALTQAKGHDTSQHVLACFGGAGGQHACAIARALGMKTVFIHKYSGVLSAYGLALADVVEEVQEPCSLQYDQSCFSELDRRVGQLSKRCHDTLCARGFDSGQITTEVFLHLRYKGTDCALMVTPSGYPSDAQSCQAGDFHSAFTKRYLKEFGFTIPDRPIMVDDIRVRGCGQSGIKSVYKKKTGPGDTKPVTMTKCYFEGGYLDTSVFLWEELPCGHSIQGPAVIIDKNSTILVEPCCEAHLTEGGDVCISVGSDPHCALGTELNTVQLSIFSHRFMSIAEQMGRVLQRTSISTNIKERLDFSCAVFGPDGGLVSNAPHIPVHLGAMQETVQYQIRSLGSKLREGDVILSNHPCAGGSHLPDLTVITPVFRKGVSGPVFFVASRGHHADIGGITPGSMPPHSTSLQQEGAVFMSFKLVTGGVFQEEAVTEALMAPAQYPDCSGTRNLHDNLSDLRAQVAANQRGSQLVGELIDNYGLAVVQAYMGYIQSNAELAVRDMLRDFARRRRQQTGSLEVESEDFMDDGTPIRLRVQINEEEGSAVFDFSGTGTEVWGNCNAPRAITLSALIYCLRCMVGQDIPLNQGCLAPIKVIIPPGSILQPSQNAAVVGGNVLTSQRVVDVIFRAFEVCAASQGCMNNISFGSERIGYYETVAGGAGAGPGWSGRSGVHSHMTNTRITDPEILEKRYPVILEQFSLRPGSGGAGKYAGGDGVIRKLLFRNNVVLSVLTERRSTCPYGLQGGEDGAAGLNLLHRADGRILNLGAKTSISLQPGDMFCLYTPGGGGYGGEEETDHKPQTKRRRLNETFLERGSVFEYRMAQEGV, encoded by the exons ATGGCTGAGAGTAAGGGGAAATTCGACTTTGCCATCGACCGGGGCGGCACGTTCACCGACGTGTTCGCCCGGTTGCCTGATGGTCGAGAAAGAGTCCTGAAGCTGCTGTCTCGAGACCCCCAGAACTACAAGGACGCTCCCACTGAGGGGATCCGCAGAGTCCTGGAGGAG GAAACTGGACGTGTCTTTCCTCGCGAGCAGCCTGTCGACacctctctgattggctggatcAGAATGGGCACGACGGTGGCGACCAACGCTTTGCTGGAGCGGGAGGGAGAGCGGACGGCACTCCTGGTCACAAAGGGCTTCAAGGACTTGCTGCACATCGGCACGCAGGCCAGACCGAAGCTGTTTGATCTG GAGGTCGCGGTGCCTGAAGTGTTGTACGAGGAGATAATAGAGGTGGACGAGCGAGTCGTCCTGAGCCAAGATGGCTGCCAGCTACCCAGGAAAGACGCCAAACGTATTGTGACAG gcaGCACCGGTGATTCTCTGGAGTTGTGGAAGGAGCTGGATCTTGAGCGTGTGGAGAAAGACCTGAGGGGAGTTCTGTCTCGTGGGATCACCAGTGTGGCCGTCCTCCTGTTACACTCGTACAC aTGGTCCGATCATGAGAAAGCAGTGGGCGCCCTCGCTCGCTCTCTGGGCTTCACTCAGGTGTCTCTGTCCAGTGAGGTCATGCCCATGGTGCGGGCCGTACCCCGGGGCTACACTGTCTGTGCCGACGCCTACCTCACACCCAAGATCCGCCAGTACTTAAAAGGCTTCACCTCCGGCTTTAAGGGTGGCCTGAAG GACGTGGACGTGTTGTTCATGCAGTCAGATGGAGGTCTGACCCCAATGGAACAGTTCTGTGGTTCGCGGGCCGTTCTGTCGGGCCCAGCAGGGGGGGTGGTGGGATACGCAATCACCTCTTACAGCCAGATGGAGAAAAAGCCTGTGATTGGCTTTGACATGGGCG GAACCTCTACAGATGTGAGTCGATATGCTGGTCAGTATGAACACGTGTTTGAGGCGACCACAGCTGGAGTCACCCTGCAAGCACCACAGCTGGACATCAACACCGTGGCTGCAGGGGGAGGGTCGCGACTCTTCTTCAG ATCAGGGATGTTTGTGGTTGGACCGGAGTCTGCAGGTGCACATCCAGGACCGGCTTGCTACAGAAAAG GTGGCCCTTTGACTGTGACTGATGCAAACTTAGCACTGGGACGACTCCTCCCATCCTTCTTCCCAAAGATCTTTGGGCCTGGTGAGAACGAGCCACTGTCATTGGAGGAGACCATGAAGCATTTCCATCACCTCACAGGAGAGATCAACCTCTTCCTGTCTTCCAACCAgtcacag gtTAACACAAATGGAGCCAACCACTCACACAACCCTGTGTTGCCAAACAGCCAGTCAGAGATGAGCGTGGAGGAGGTTGCCATGGGATTCATTCGTGTCGCCAACGAGGCCATGTGCCGGCCAATCAGAGCTCTGACACAG GCTAAAGGTCATGATACATCTCAGCATGTGTTAGCATGTTTCGGGGGTGCAGGTGGACAACATGCGTGTGCTATTGCTCGAGCCCTGGGGATGAAGACCGTATTTATACATAA GTACAGTGGCGTGCTCTCAGCCTACGGTCTGGCTCTAGCTGAcgtggtggaggaggtgcaggagccGTGCTCGCTGCAGTATGATCAGAGCTGTTTCAGCGAGCTCGACCGGAGGGTGGGGCAGCTCTCAAAACGCTGCCATGACACTCTCTGTGCACGTGGCTTTGACAG TGGTCAGATCACCACTGAGGTTTTCCTTCACCTGCGTTATAAGGGCACTGACTGTGCGCTCATGGTTACACCTTCTGGTTACCCCAGCGATGCCCAGTCCTGTCAAGCTGGAGACTTCCACAGCGCCTTCACGAAACG TTATTTGAAGGAATTTGGATTCACCATCCCAGACAGACCCATCATGGTTGATGACATCAGAGTGAGGGGCTGTGGACAATCTGGAATCAAGtcagtttataaaaaaaagacaggacCGGGAGATACCAAGCCTGTCACG ATGACCAAGTGTTACTTTGAGGGTGGTTACCTGGACACCAGCGTGTTTCTATGGGAGGAGCTGCCATGTGGTCACAGCATCCAGGGACCTGCCGTTATTATTGATAAGAACAG CACCATCCTGGTGGAGCCATGCTGTGAGGCCCATCTGACAGAAGGGGGCGATGTTTGCATTTCCGTGGGCTCTGACCCACACTGCGCCCTGGGCACCGAGCTCAACACCGTGCAGCTCTCCATCTTCTCCCACCGCTTCATGAGCATAGCAG AGCAAATGGGCCGAGTTCTCCAAAGAACCTCCATCTCCACCAACATCAAGGAACGTCTCGACTTCTCCTGCGCTGTGTTCGGACCAGACGGCGGTCTCGTGTCCAACGCACCTCACATACCCGTTCACCTGGGGGCCATGCAGGAGACAGTCCAGTACCAG ATCAGATCGCTGGGGAGCAAACTGAGAGAAGGGGATGTGATTCTGAGTAACCACCCGTGTGCTGGGGGCAGCCACCTTCCGGACCTCACAGTCATCACACCA GTGTTTAGAAAAGGCGTGAGTGGTCCTGTTTTCTTCGTAGCCAGCAGGGGTCACCATGCCGACATTGGTGGCATCACTCCAGGCTCCATGCCCCCTCATTCCACCTCTCTTCAGCAGGAGGGCGCTGTTTTCATGTCCTTTAAGCTCGTCACTGGTGGGGTCTTCCAGGAGGAGG CTGTAACCGAAGCTCTGATGGCTCCGGCCCAGTACCCAGACTGCTCTGGGACTCGTAATCTCCACGACAACCTGTCAGACCTGCGGGCTCAGgtggcagccaatcagagaggcaGCCAGCTGGTGGGGGAGTTGATTGACAATTACGGACTGGCTGTGGTGCAGGCATACATGGGGTACATCCAG AGCAATGCAGAGCTTGCAGTGAGGGACATGCTGAGAGACTTTGCACGTCGTCGACGGCAACAGACTGGATCCCTGGAGGTGGAGTCGGAGGATTTCATGGATGACGGGACACCAATCAGACTGCGGGTGCAGATTAATGAAGAGGAG ggaagtgcagtgtttgaCTTCTCTGGGACTGGGACAGAGGTGTGGGGGAACTGCAACGCTCCTCGGGCCATCACCCTCTCTGCCCTCATCTACTGCCTGCGCTGTATGGTGGGACAGGACATCCCCCTCAATCAG GGTTGTCTTGCACCGATCAAAGTCATCATCCCCCCTGGCTCAATCCTCCAGCCTTCCCAGAATGCAGCTGTGGTTGGCGGAAATGTTCTCACATCCCAGAGAGTAGTTGACGTCATCTTCAGAGCGTTTGAAGTGTGCGCTGCatcacag GGCTGCATGAACAACATTTCATTTGGCAGTGAGAGGATCGGTTACTACGAAACTGTTGCAGGGGGAGCAGGGGCGGGGCCAGGCTGGAGTGGGCGGAGTGGCGTTCACAGTCACATGACTAACACACGCATCACTGACCCTGAAATTCTGGAGAAGAG GTACCCAGTGATTTTGGAGCAGTTCTCTCTGCGGCCCGGCTCAGGAGGTGCAGGGAAGTACGCCGGTGGAGACGGAGTGATCCGCAAACTTCTGTTCAGGAACAATGTGGTTCTGTCTGTGCTGACGGAGAGGAGATCCACCTGCCCCTACGGCCTCCAGG GGGGTGAGGACGGTGCAGCAGGGCTGAATCTGCTCCACAGGGCAGATGGAAGAATCCTCAACCTGGGAGCAAAAACCAGCATCAGCCTCCAGCCTGGG GACATGTTCTGCCTCTACAcccctggaggaggaggatacggaggagaggaggaaacagaccATAAACCTCAGACCAAGCGCAGGCGCTTGAACGAGACATTCCTGGAGAGGGGCAGTGTATTCGAATACCGAATGGCACAAGAGGGAgtgtga